TATTCTATCAGACAACAAGGTGCCACGGGGCTGTATGCCTATAATGGCGCTATTGGAAAAATCACCATGATTTTCCAGCAATTCATGACACAGCCGCTCTATGGTCAGGTCAAATTTATTTCCGTCTAATAATCGCTTTTTTTGCATTTAAGTAATCTTCTGTTTAAAAAATAATAGATTGCTTTAATAAAGCATTATTATTTTCGCATAAAGATAAATAACTTTGAACGTATTTTATATCAGGTACTAAATTGAAATTTTAAAGCTTTACATTTACAAGCTGAATATGGCAAAATCAAATGAAGGGAAAGAAACGCCTTTAATGAAGCAGTACAACCAGATTAAATCAAAAAATCCGGATGCATTGCTGTTATTTAGAGTGGGTGATTTTTATGAAACTTTTGGGAAAGATGCAATTATTGCAGCTGATGTATTGGGGATTGTTTTGACAAAACGTTCAAACGGTGCAGCTAATGATATGGAATTGGCCGGGTTTCCCTATCATGCATTGGATACTTATTTGCCTAAGCTTATTCGAGCCGGTTACCGGGTGGCTATTTGCGAGCAGTTGGAGGATCCAAAAACGACCAAAAAGATTGTTAAAAGAGGTGTTACAGAAATGATTACACCCGGCGTGGCTATGAACGACCAGATTCTTGACCACAGAAAAAATAATTTTTTAGCTTCAGTATATCTGACTAAAGATATGTCAGGAATAGCATTTCTGGATATTTCTACCGGTGAGTTTTATGTTTCAGAAGGACCCGACGATTATCTGGACAACCTCTTGCAAAGTTTTCAGCCCTCAGAAGTGATTTTTGCAAAAAGTAAACAAAAGGACTTTAAGGCCCGCTTTGGGACTAAACATTATACTTATTTCCTGGATGACTGGATTTTTTCTGAAGATTTTGCAAGAGATACATTACTGACCCACTTTGAAACACCTAATTTGAAAGGTTATGGAGTGGATGAAATGAAGCTTTCTGTCAGTGCTGCCGGTGCAGCCTTACACTATATTAAGGAAACCAGCCGTACTGCCCTCAGCCATATTAGCAGAATTTCACGGCTTGAAAGAAATAATTCTATGTGGCTCGACAGATTTACTGTCAGAAATCTGGAACTTTTATACCCCACTATGGATGATGGTAAAAGTTTACTGCAAATAATAGATGCAACTATTTCACCTATGGGTGCCCGCCTAATGAAAAAATGGCTGATGATGCCTCTGCTTGATTTAAAGCAAATATCTGAAAGACATCTTGTGGTGGATACCTTTGTAAAAGAACCGGATTTAAGCGAATTGCTTGGTAAACAATTGAAGCAAATCGGAGATATAGAGCGTTTAATTTCTAAAGTTTCAACTGCTAAAATTAACCCCCGTGAGGTAAATCAACTCAGAAGAGCACTTACGGCTTTGAAGCCAATAAAAGATATACTTGAGCAATCTGAAAATAAAGTACTCAAAAAAATGAGTGATCAGATTCATTTATGTGATTTACTCAGAACTAAAATTGAAGATGAACTGGAAGAAGAGGTTGGAGTACATATTAATAAGGGCGGCTTATTTAAAAAAGGGATTAATGAAAATCTCGATAAATTAAGAGAATTGTCGACTTCCGGGAAAGGCTATTTAACGGCACTTCAAAAGCGTGAAGTGGAGAAAACCGGTATTTCATCTCTTAAAATAGGCTTTAATAATGTTTTTGGTTATTATCTGGAAGTTACTCACAAGCATAAAGATAAAGTCCCTGAAGACTGGATGAGAAAACAAACTTTAGTCAATGCAGAAAGGTATATAACTCCGGAATTAAAAGAATATGAAGAAAAAATACTGGGTGCTGAGGAAAAGATAGTGGTTTTGGAAGAAGAGCTTTTTAAAGGACTTGTCAGCTATATGCAGGACTACATAAATGCCATACAGATAAATGCAAATGTAATGGCTCGTTTGGATTGTTTGCTTTCATTTGCGGATACGGCATCAAAGTATAATTATTGTCGCCCGGAAGTTCATAAAGGTTACGAACTGACAATTAAAGAAGGCCGGCATCCGGTTATTGAAAGGCAATTGTCAGATGACTCTCCTTTTGTACCAAATGACCTCGATTTGGATAATGAGAATTGTCAGATTATGATGATTACCGGACCGAATATGTCGGGTAAGTCTGCTTTATTAAGACAAACTGCCCTGATTACTCTGATGGCTCAAATTGGGAGCTATGTGCCTGCCCGAAAAGCATTAATACCTCTTACAGATAAGATTTTTACAAGGGTGGGTGCGTCCGATAATATCTCTACCGGTGAATCAACATTTATGGTTGAAATGCATGAAACGGCGAGTATCCTCAATAATATATCTTCAAGAAGTCTGATTTTACTCGATGAAATAGGAAGAGGCACCAGTACTTATGATGGTTTGTCAATAGCCTGGTCAATTGCTGAATACATCCATTCAAATGAAATAGCAAGACCAAAAACTTTATTTGCAACGCATTACCATGAGCTCAATGAGCTGGCTGAAAAATTACCCCGGATAAAAAACTTTCATGTAGCTACTAAAGAGTCCGGTCAAAAAGTTATTTTTCTCAGAAAACTCAAACCGGGTGGCAGTCATCATAGTTTTGGTATACATGTCGCGAAAATGGCCGGAATGCCTCCCGAAATTATAAAACGTTCGAAAGAAATTTTGTCCAGACTTGAGGATAAAGCCATTGCTAAAGACATGAAGCAAAAGATAAAGTCAATTCCCGACAGCTATCAGCTTAATATATTTCAGGTAGATGACCCCATACTTGAAAAAATACGGGAAGAATTGTCTAATATTGACATAAATAGTCTTACACCAATGGATGCACTTATGAAATTGCATGAATTGATAAAGCAGATGAAAGAAAAAGAGGAAGAAGCCTGATTTTTTTTATGCCCCAAAACACATTTTAATGGAACCACAATTGATTTATGAAATTATAGGATATCTGGCGTCTTTATTAGTTGCAATATCTCTTATGATGGCCAATATTTTCCGCTTGAGATTACTGAATATGCTCGGGGCGATTACTTTCTGTATATATGGAATATTAATAGGTGCCATTCCGGTAGCAGCCATGAATGCCTTTATAGTAGCGATAAATATCTATTATCTCATTAAGATGTATAGAAGTAAAGAAGCTTTTCAATTGGTTGAGGTAGATGCAGAGGATGCTTATTTAAAGGTGTTTTTAGATTTTCACAAAGATGAGTTAAAGCCTTTTTTTACAGATGGGAAGATTGATGTTCAAGCAAATAACTTATATGTTTTTGTATTAAGAGATATGGTTCCTTCCGGCTTGTTAGTAGGTAAAGTGAATCAGGAAGGTATTTTAAAAGTCAGCATTGACTTTGTGACACCGGCTTACAGGGATTTTAAAACCGGATTTTTCTTTTTTCATAAAAACCTGAAGTTTTTCAGAAATAAAAATATTCATACAATCGAAGCAAAAGGTGAAACGAAATCTCACTCAGCATATCTGAAAAAAATGGGATTTGAACCAAAGGGTACTGAGGCGGACGTTTTTAAGTTAAAGCTATAGTCCCTGCTTGCTTATTCGTATTACTTTTTAGGAATTACCAGCATGGGTGTTTTCGCATGAAAAGCCATCTTTTTGGATAGACTTGAATCAAAAATAGATTGCAAAAGGCTTCTTTTTTCTGAAAATAAGATGATCAAATCGGTAGGATTATCAATAATATAATTTTCAATATCATTTAAAGGGTCTTTACCTTTTACTGATTTAAACTTAAGTTTATCATAATGATGCCTTCTAATAAGATCTACTCCTGTAGATCCATCTTCAATCATTGAATCCGGCAATTGCTCATTAAAAATATGCAATACAGTAATAGAAGGTGTCCAAAGCTTAAATAAACTTAAAATTTCATCTATTTCACTATCCATATTTTTCAAATCTGAGGCATACAGAATTTCATTAAAAGATAAGTAATTTGAGTCTTCAGGGATTAATAAAACAGGGATTTTAGTGTTTTTAATAACACCGGAAGCATTGGAGCCAATTAAGGCTTTCTTCAAGCCCGAAGCTCCTTTAGTTCCCATAACTATCAGGTCGGCCCCAATTTTGCCGGAAAATTCATTGATGGCCATAACCGGATCTCCAACACTAAAGTTGCCGTTTATATCGACTTCTCCACTGACTTCAGATTTTACTTCGTCCAGTAGATTATTTAAGTCATTTTGCGTTTCTTTTTCCAAAACATCCATCATTTCATTCATCATAGCTATAGAAGAGCCCGGCACATGTATAGATGTGAAAATATAAATACTGCCATTGGTTTTTTTGGCTATTTCAATACCAAATTCAATGGCTTTAAGAGAAAATTCAGAAAAGTCTGTAGGAATTAAGATTTTCATTGCTTTAGTTTAATATAAGAGTTTTTCAAGTTTTTCAATAACGGCTCTTTCCTGTTTGTTTATTCCTCTGTAACTGTCAGCTACCTTTTTGACCAGACTCAAGCTCATGGATTTTCTGGCAGGTGTCATAAATTCAGTATGCTCGTTAACAAAAGTTTCAAACTCCTTATAGGCTGTTTCTTCTTTTATAAAGCTGTCTTCCAGCGTATCAAATTGAAATTGTACATAAAAGCCAATGTCTGTACCAAATTCGTCTGTTCCATCTTCGAAGGGGACAATTTCATTGGTGACCATTTCTTCCAGTGCTTTAATTTCTTTCTTTTCTATCACACCATCTGCCTTGGCAATTGCAAAAGCCAGATTCCCTAATGCCTCATAAAATTTTTGCTTAACCATAATGTTCAAACGCTTTTATATAAAATTAATTTTTAATGAAATGTAAATTAATTGTTAAATTACTTCAACTAATTCGACATCGAATATCAAAACAGTATTCGGAGCGATTAAGTCCCCGGCTCCCTGACTACCGTAAGCAAGAGGTGAAGGAATAAATAAAGTTGCCTTATCTCCTTCTCTCAGTAATGAAATACCTTCATCCCATCCACTGATTACCATTCCCTGGCCAAGGATAAACTCTATGGGCTCATTTCTGCCTTCAGAAGAATCAAAAACGGTTCCATCAAGCAGATAGCCTGTGTAATGAACTCTTACTGTATTGCCCGGTTGAGCCTGAGCGCCTGTACCTTCTTGCGTAATTTTATAATGCAAGCCGGAAGCCTTTCTGTCCCCAATAATATTACGTTCACGCATGTAATCTTGTATAATTTCTACATCTCTGTCAAGTTGCGTTTTGGGCTGCTCCGGAGACTCTTGCATAACGGGTCTTTCCGTAGTTTCTTCACGACTACTTCCATTATCTCCACAGGAAATCATAAAAAATAGTAAACTTACAAGGCTGAAATAAACGGTAATTCTCATAACTTTTTGTTTTTATTATAAAGTGTCTAAAATACGAATAAATTTTTGAACAGTCTTTTCTAAACTTAATTTTGATTGTCCTCCGGCGGCATTTTTATGCCCTCCTCCTAAAAAATGCTTACGGGCAAAATCATTCACATCAAAATCTTCTATGGAACGAAAAGAAAGTTTCACCAAATCTTCTCTTTCAATAATTAGGGTAGAAAACTTTATACCCGTCAGCTTGAGGGGGTAATTCACTAAACCTTCAGTGTCACCTATACCCAGCTCAAACCTATCAATTTCCTCCCGGTTAATAAAAATCATTGCAGCGTTTTTGTCAGGGAAAACTTTCATTTTCTCGGAAATTGAATATCCTAAGAATTTAAGCCGGTTTTCCGAGTAATTATTATAGATATGATTAAATATTTTGTTACCATTAACGCCGGCATCAAAAAGATTTGCAGCTATTTTAAAAGTCTCAGCTCTTGTAGAAGGGTATTGAAACATGCCGGTATCCGTTAAAATGCCCGTATATATTGCTTCAGCTACAGAAGTTTCAAATTGGTAATCACTGTCTATCATTAGAATCAACTCATAAATTAATTCCGCAGTCGAGCCATATTTGTCATTACAGTATTCGAACTTTGCAAAGTTATCGGGTTCGGGATGATGATCTACCATGATTTTTGGTGCTTTTGCTCTTGACAGAATAGTTGCTAATTGATTGAGCCTGGCGATACTATTAAAATCTAGACAAAAAATCAGCTCGGCTTCTTCTATTAATCGAATTGTTTTCTCTCTTTCTGTTTCAAAATTCAGCACATCTTCAACCCCTTTTAAAAAATTAAACTGCTCCGAAAAGGCACTGGGAATAATTACCTGTGGAAAAAATCCCTTTTTCTTGAGAAATAAAGCAAGTGCGAGTGAAGAACCTATAGCATCTCCATCGGGCCTGTGATGAGTTAAAATCACTATGTTTTTAGATGCTTGCAATTGTTCTTTAAACTCAGACAAATGGCTTTTTATATTTTTCATTTTTCGCATTTACTGTTGCTAATCTTGAAAATGTCTTTTTGAATAAAAAGAATTCCAAATATTATTATTTATTGTTGAGAATATTTTTTGCAAAAGTAGTAAATATATGAGTTGTATTTTATGATAGATTTCATAAATATTAATTCTTTTTGCTTTTTTAATTTACCGGTTTAAATCAGATTTAAAAAAAACATTTTAAATTTAGTGTTTTGCATTGTCTATTCTTTTATAAAAAAGTAATTTTGCAAAAAAATACAAATGAGTAATATTACATTGACAATGATTAAACCCGATGCTTTTGGCAAAGGTTTTACAGGAGCTATCCTAGACAAGATTATAAAAGCAGGTTTTAAGGTTAAAGCTATGCGTTTATTACAGCTTACCGAAAAAGAAGCCGGTAAATTTTATGCTGTTCATAAGGAAAGACCATTTTATAATGACCTGGTAGGTTTTATGACTTCCGGACCTATAGTTGCGGCTGTACTTGAAAAAGATAATGCTGTGGATGATTTTAGAAAGCTAATCGGAGCTACGAATCCTGAGCAGGCTGAAGCTGGTACTATTCGTAAAGAGTTTGCTGAAAGTATTGAGAAAAATGCTGTTCACGGTTCTGATTCTAATGAAAATGCGGCTATTGAGGCTTCATTTTTCTTTTCAGAGTTAGACAGAGTATAGGAAAGTTTTAAGAAAATTTGGGAAAAGCCTGTGTCTGAAATTCTGAAGATACAGGCTTTTTCTATATACTTACTAAATGGTTATGTGGATTCGATTTTATTAATACTCCTCGTTATGTTCTTTATTTTGGCTTAGATTCTCTGTATTGCTCCTTAAGGTTCTATTTGTAGCTCCAAATCCCTCTAATCCCGGTAAATAGAAGTAGAATGTAGATCCCACATTTTTCTCACCTTTAGCCCATATTTCACCTTCGTGTTTTGAAATAATTCTGGCAACAGTAGCTAATCCAATACCGGTACCTTTAAAATCTTCCTGGGCGTGTAACCTTTCAAAAGGTTCGAATATACGGTGTGCAAATTCCATATTAAATCCGGCTCCATTATCTTGTACATACAAAGTGGGTTTTCCCTCAATGATTTTTTTACCAAATACAATTCTGGGGTTTTCTTTATTGTAGGAGTATTTAAAGGCATTATTTATTAAATTATCCAAAGCAATCTTTAACAAACGCGCATCTCCTTTAACGATAATATTCTCCTGCATTCTGATAAGATACTTTTTATCAGCATACATGTTTTGATAGAATTTCATAATTTTCCTGACCTCTTCACTAAGGTCTACCTCTTCAACTATAATTTCCTTACGGGTGATTTTAGATAATTCAAGCAAGTCTTTTATCAGGGTAGACATTTTGTCTGTTTCCTTTACGATTTCCGTTAAATATTCTTTAGGTTTATCTTCAAAATCTGCCCCGTATTTTTTTAATAAAAGTTGGGTGAAGCTTCTGATAAGATTTATCGGGTTTCTAAGGTCATGACTTACGGCAGAGGTGAAAGATTCCAATTCAAGATTGGCTTCTTCAAGTTCTTCGGTACGTTGTTTAACTCTTTTTTCAAGTGTAAGATTTAACAATCTCATGGCTTGTTCAACTTCCTTTTGTTCAGTGATATCAAAGCGTATAGCCAAAAATTTATAGGGTTTTTTATTTTCATCCAAAAAAGGAACAATAGTGGTGTCTGCCCAGAAATAATCACCGGATTTGGTTTTGTTTTTCATTACACCTTTCCAGATTTCACCATTTTTAATAGTTGACCACATTTTTTTGAAATATAGTTGATCGTGATAATCAGACTTAATTATGCGGTGCGTATTACCAATAAGTTGATCACTTGTATAGCCCAGGATTTCACAGAACTTATTATTTACATAGGTAATAATACCATTGGGGTCTGTAATGGATACAATAGATGAGTGGTCTAAAGCATATTTTTGCATGGATAATTCCAGTTCTGCTTTTTTTCTCTCAGAAATATCCCTGAGAACGGTGATTATTTCATAACCCGGTATTTCACTGTCTAAAATTTTTCTGGCACTGGCTTCAACCCATACACTTTCCCCATTAGCGGTTAATAATTCTACTTCCAGATATCCCTGAGAATCATTGTTTTTTAAACTATTGAAGTAATCAATAACCTTATCGATGTTTTCTTCTTTAATAAACTGATAGATATTCTTACCTATAAACGCCTCCATTTCAAAGCCGGTTATCTCAATTATAGCCGGAGAAACAAAATTAATAACTGCTTTTTGGTCCATCCGAACGATTGCATCCGTTGAGTTTTCAGCTAATAATCGGTATAGACTTTCACTTTTTCTCAATTTTTCATTGGAGATTGTCTGCTCGGTAATGTCAGAGACACTTAAACAGACACTGATAACTTCTCTTTTTTCATCAATTACAGGTTGATAAATGATTTCATAATAAATCCATTTATCATTTTTATCTTTAAAACGTTTAACTATTTTTAATACTTTCCCGTTAACAGCTCTATTGAAATTTTCCAGAAAAGAATCTTTAAGTTGATCCGGTAGAAAAGCTAATAAAAGTTCTCCCTTTTTTAATCGGGTGTCCAGCTTTTCCAACCAATACTCGTTTACCAGTTTATTGAAATCCAATATTTTAGCATCAGGTAAATCCAGCAAGATATACCCCTGAATAGCACTGTCCAGAATAGCTTTTAGATTACTTCTTGAGACTTTAACATAATGCTCTCTTTTTTGAAGCTCAATCATGCTTAGTCTAATAAAAAAGTATAGAAACAGACTGGTAACTATTACAATCACAATGCCGCCAAAAATAGAAAACTGAGTTCTCAGAGATGGGTCACTGATTAGATATGCCAGAATTAACTCTGAGTATATAATCCACAAAATCCCAAATAGTACATAAGCAATGCTTATATAATATGCTGGTCTTCTAAGTAAGAAAATTGAAAGTGCTTTGTTTAACACAAGCAAAAAAAGTTTTTTAAATTATCCGATTCCTGTTAATACATCACAAATATAATAAAAGTCTTATAATTTTTATTCTTTGTTATCTATACTGCGAAAAAATAAAGTGCAATTATTACATAGAAAACACTATGTTTTTGTTAAAAATAAAACATTCAATACGTATTTTTTTGTAAAATGTTTATGAATAGAAAAGGGAAGAAAACAATTCATTTATTCTTTAGTTTACTTATCAACTTCTGATGGAAGTTGTTAGGAATTACTTTTATTAGTGTTTAAATTTTAAATTTGACTTCTTAAAATAAAATTATGACAAAAATTAGCAGACAGGATGCCTTGGATTATCATTCCTCGGGTAGGGCAGGTAAGATTGAAGTTATACCCTCAAAATCATATAGTTCTCAACGGGATTTATCATTAGCTTATAGTCCGGGAGTAGCAGAGCCCTGCAAGGACATAAGTGAAAATCCGGAAGATGTTTATAAGTATACTGCCAAAGGAAATTTGGTTGCAGTGATTTCAAACGGAACGGCTGTATTAGGTTTGGGCGATATAGGGCCGGAAGCTTCGAAGCCGGTAATGGAAGGAAAAGGATTACTCTTCAAAATTTATGCAGATATTGACGTATTTGATATAGAACTAAATGCTTCGGAGGTTGACAGTTTTGTTCATATAGTAAAAGCCATGGAGCCTACTTTTGGAGGTATTAATCTGGAGGATATTAAGGCTCCCGAATGTTTTGAAATCGAAGAGAGGCTTAAGAAGGAAATGAATATCCCGGTTATGCATGATGACCAGCATGGAACAGCTATTATTTCCGGTGCAGCTTTGTTGAATGCTCTTGAAATAGCCGGTAAAAAGATTGAGGAAGTTAAAGTAGTAATTAATGGAGCAGGGGCTTCTGCAATTTCATGTGCTAAGATTTATCTTTCTTTAGGAGCCCGAAAGGAAAACATTATTATGTTGGACAGTAAAGGTGTTTTGTATGAAAACAGAGATAAAATGGATCGCTTTAAACAGCTTTTTGCGACAAAACGCCCTGAAAGAACTTTAGAAGAAGCCATGAAAGATGCAGATGTTTTTCTTGGTTTGTCAAAAGGGAATATAGTTACTCAGGATATGTTAAAATCCATGGCAGACAGACCAATTGTCTTTGCTTTGGCTAACCCTGATCCGGAAATTACTTATGAGCTTGCATTGGAAGCCCGGGAAGATGTTATTATGGCTACCGGTAGGTCTGATAATCCGAATCAGGTGAATAATGTATTGGGATTTCCCTACATTTTCAGGGGAGCTTTAGATGTGCGGGCAAATGTTATTAATGAGGAAATGAAAATAGCAGCTGTTTATGCAATTGCTGAGTTGGCTAAAAAAAGTGTGCCGGAAAGTGTTTTACTGGCCTATAATAAAAGAGATTTACATTTTGGCAAGGAGTATATTATCCCTAAGCCCTCAGACCCGCGTTTAATTACTCAGGTAGCGCCTGCTGTTGCTAAGGCAGCTATTTCTTCCGGTGTGGCAGCTTCCCCGATTACAGATTGGGAAAAGTATAAGGAGGAGCTTATTAAGCGTCTGGGGTTAGATAATAAACTTATTAAAAACATCACCACAAAAGCTAAACAAAAACCCAAGAAAGTGGTCTTTGCAGAGGCAGATAATTTTAAAATCCTGAAAGCTGCTCAAATCGTATTAGACGAAGGGATTGCAGAGCCTATTTTATTGGGAGACAGGGATTCGATAAATAAAATTTGTGCAGACCATAAGTTGGAACTGCCGAATGTGCAATTGATAGACCCCAGAGAAAAATCAAATCAGGAGTTTAGGAAAGAGTTTGGATACGAATTCTTTCAAAAGCGAAAGCGAAAAGGATTAACCTTATTTGAAGCTGAAAAATTGATGCGTGATAGAAATCATTTTGGTGCGATGATGGTTAAAAATGGAAGTGCAGATGCTTTAATTTCCGGTCTAACCAGAAATTATGCAAATACTATTCGTCCCGCACTTCAAATAATCGGTAAGCAAAAAAATATTAATAAAGTCGCCGGCATGTATATAATGATGGCAAAAAACGGACCCTTATTTTTTGCAGATGCTACGGTTAATATAACTCCAACAGCTGAAGATTTGCGTGATATTGTAAAACTGACTGTTCAGGCGGTAAAGCAGTTTAATATTACACCCCGAATAGCCCTGCTTTCCTACTCAAACTTTGGTTCTTCTGCAAAAGATGAAGAAAGTTTACGCATCCGGAGAGCTCTTGACTTAATTGAAAAAGATAACCCGGACCTTGTGGTGGATGGTGAAATGCAGGCCAATATTGCCCTTAATACCAAATTGAGAGATGAAATTTTTTCATTTAATAAATTGAAAGGTAAAAGGGCGAATACTTTTATTTTTCCAAACTTGTCTGCGGGAAATATCGCCTACAAATTATTACAGGAACTGGAAGCAGCAGAAGCTATAGGACCCATTTTGCTGGGCATGGATAAACCGGTGCATATTTTACAGATGGGGAGTTCGGTTCGCGAAATCGTAAATATGGTAACTATAGCTGTAGTAGATGCTCAGGCAAGGGAGTAAATTTTTGATACATAAGTTAACATTAAAAATTTAATCTTGTAAAAGTTGATTTATCTTTATTTTCAGACCTCTAATTTTAAAAAAAATGAAGAATATTTATCCAAAAGAAGGTTTGATAGGGATTACAGGTATGAGGTTCTTTGCCTACCACGGAGTACATCCGATTGAACGCACAAATGGAAATAACTTTATAGTGGATGTGTACATTAAAACTGAAATGAGGGTTGCTGTAGAAGAGGATGATCTGGATGGTACCGTAGATTACTCACTGGTATATAAAATCGTCAAGTCTCAAATGCTTTTTAAATGCAGCTTACTGGAACATTTAGCCGGAAAAATCATAAGCAATATTGTAGAAGAGTTCCCTTATATCTCTCATATTCAGGTTAAAGTAACCAAGGAAAACCCACCAATGGAAGGAAATGTTGCTGCAACTTTTGTGGAATTAGAGAAAAAAATTAAAAAGTAAAGAATATTTTAAAAATCAACTTAACTATATTATAGGATAAACTTTTCCAAATATTTATTGTAGCTGAGAGTATTGTAAATATATCATTGAAAAATGACTTGTTTATCCATCTCTCTTCTAAAATACTTACTGTTTATTTTTACTCAACTTTTGTTTTTTACAGATTTTCAAGTAATTTATTCCTGTAAATCAGACAAATATATTTTCTTCTATTCTATATAACGATACATGCTTTTTTGTGTTTATGTTTATCAAAAAGTATAAATCCATATTTAGAAATAGTAAAAAAACAATATTTAAATCCAAATTAATCGATCTTAAAATCAAACTAATCTTTAAATTAAAATTAATATTTTAAACACTTGATTATTAATTGTTTATACTGTTTTGAATAAAAATTCAGCCCGCTGTAATGTAGGTAAGAAAATGGCATTAATATTTAAGATTAAATAATGTTTATGTTTTTATTTTGCTGTCTAAAGGATTTTAAAAGCATTTTTTACTGAAAAAAAATTAGGAATCAAATAAATTAACAAACTAAAGATCTTTTTAAAACCGGATTTTGAAACAGATGATATTTGGGAGATTCAGAAACTATGACTTTTAAACTCTTAAACTTTCAATAAATCTAAAATAATAACAATTAACCAAATTATATTTTCACCATTTTTTTAAACTTTTAATTATGAAAAAAGTATTTACAACTGTAATTGACTTCAATTTAAAGAAGACGCTTTTTCTTCTTTCGCTTTTTATTTTTTCCGGGATGCTCTATGCAAACAATGTAGAGATAACGGGTATGAGTTATTCCAATACTGATGAAGTTAGTTTTGATGTCAGCTGGGACAACAGCTGGCGTAATACAGGAACTCCGGGTAGTACTGAAAACTATGATGGGGTTTGGATTTTTGTCAAATTCAGGGATGCATGTGCAAAAGACTCTCTTGAGCCATCTACATATTCTCATATG
The Chitinophagaceae bacterium genome window above contains:
- a CDS encoding NADP-dependent malic enzyme; protein product: MTKISRQDALDYHSSGRAGKIEVIPSKSYSSQRDLSLAYSPGVAEPCKDISENPEDVYKYTAKGNLVAVISNGTAVLGLGDIGPEASKPVMEGKGLLFKIYADIDVFDIELNASEVDSFVHIVKAMEPTFGGINLEDIKAPECFEIEERLKKEMNIPVMHDDQHGTAIISGAALLNALEIAGKKIEEVKVVINGAGASAISCAKIYLSLGARKENIIMLDSKGVLYENRDKMDRFKQLFATKRPERTLEEAMKDADVFLGLSKGNIVTQDMLKSMADRPIVFALANPDPEITYELALEAREDVIMATGRSDNPNQVNNVLGFPYIFRGALDVRANVINEEMKIAAVYAIAELAKKSVPESVLLAYNKRDLHFGKEYIIPKPSDPRLITQVAPAVAKAAISSGVAASPITDWEKYKEELIKRLGLDNKLIKNITTKAKQKPKKVVFAEADNFKILKAAQIVLDEGIAEPILLGDRDSINKICADHKLELPNVQLIDPREKSNQEFRKEFGYEFFQKRKRKGLTLFEAEKLMRDRNHFGAMMVKNGSADALISGLTRNYANTIRPALQIIGKQKNINKVAGMYIMMAKNGPLFFADATVNITPTAEDLRDIVKLTVQAVKQFNITPRIALLSYSNFGSSAKDEESLRIRRALDLIEKDNPDLVVDGEMQANIALNTKLRDEIFSFNKLKGKRANTFIFPNLSAGNIAYKLLQELEAAEAIGPILLGMDKPVHILQMGSSVREIVNMVTIAVVDAQARE
- the folB gene encoding dihydroneopterin aldolase; translation: MKNIYPKEGLIGITGMRFFAYHGVHPIERTNGNNFIVDVYIKTEMRVAVEEDDLDGTVDYSLVYKIVKSQMLFKCSLLEHLAGKIISNIVEEFPYISHIQVKVTKENPPMEGNVAATFVELEKKIKK